From Oxyura jamaicensis isolate SHBP4307 breed ruddy duck chromosome 19, BPBGC_Ojam_1.0, whole genome shotgun sequence, the proteins below share one genomic window:
- the MRPS23 gene encoding 28S ribosomal protein S23, mitochondrial isoform X2 produces the protein MGVQRQPLWFEVYAACPPRREPRYRLPRPRYGRARDSVTEIFYPEDTVRAKFYRVYGSGPRPFDLAQPNYKSTCQRFVEKYNELKEEGKIEEEKLFEETGKALLASGIILQRRGTDKVTQQSHQDAEARDSVLHQQLQSVLEEMQGKKKDVEEQAPELTETQKESPVS, from the exons ATGGGGGTGCAGCGCCAGCCGCTGTGGTTCGAGGTGTACGCCGCCTGCCCGCCGCGCCGCGAGCCGCGCTACCGCCTGCCCCGGCCGCGATACGGCCGCGCGAGGGACAGCGTCACGGAGATCTTCTACCCCGAGGACACAGTGCGAGC gaaattTTATAGAGTGTATGGAAGCGGTCCAAGACCTTTTGATTTAGCACAACCAAACTACAAATCAACTTGccaaag GTTTGTTGAGAAATACAATGAATtgaaagaagaagggaaaattgaagaggaaaaattgtttgaagaaacaggaaaagccCTTTTAGCCAGTGGGATAATTTTGCAGAGAAGAGGAACAGATAAAGTAa CACAACAGAGTCACCAGGATGCTGAAGCCAGGGATTCTGTGCTACATCAGCAACTTCAAAGTGTGTTGGAGGAGAtgcagggaaagaagaaagatgtggagGAGCAGGCACCAGAActgacagaaacacagaaggaGAGCCCTGTGTCCTAA
- the MRPS23 gene encoding 28S ribosomal protein S23, mitochondrial isoform X1, whose translation MAGSRVQKVGSVFSRTRDLLRMGVQRQPLWFEVYAACPPRREPRYRLPRPRYGRARDSVTEIFYPEDTVRAKFYRVYGSGPRPFDLAQPNYKSTCQRFVEKYNELKEEGKIEEEKLFEETGKALLASGIILQRRGTDKVTQQSHQDAEARDSVLHQQLQSVLEEMQGKKKDVEEQAPELTETQKESPVS comes from the exons ATGGCGGGGAGCCGCGTGCAGAAGGTCGGCAGCGTCTTCAGCCG GACCCGCGACCTGCTGCGCATGGGGGTGCAGCGCCAGCCGCTGTGGTTCGAGGTGTACGCCGCCTGCCCGCCGCGCCGCGAGCCGCGCTACCGCCTGCCCCGGCCGCGATACGGCCGCGCGAGGGACAGCGTCACGGAGATCTTCTACCCCGAGGACACAGTGCGAGC gaaattTTATAGAGTGTATGGAAGCGGTCCAAGACCTTTTGATTTAGCACAACCAAACTACAAATCAACTTGccaaag GTTTGTTGAGAAATACAATGAATtgaaagaagaagggaaaattgaagaggaaaaattgtttgaagaaacaggaaaagccCTTTTAGCCAGTGGGATAATTTTGCAGAGAAGAGGAACAGATAAAGTAa CACAACAGAGTCACCAGGATGCTGAAGCCAGGGATTCTGTGCTACATCAGCAACTTCAAAGTGTGTTGGAGGAGAtgcagggaaagaagaaagatgtggagGAGCAGGCACCAGAActgacagaaacacagaaggaGAGCCCTGTGTCCTAA